The DNA sequence TTGTTAGATTGCTTCTTGAACTATAGTCTTACAGAGCTGAAATATTGTAATATATGCATGTTGACATCATATCATAGTTCATGCTGCTGCTATTGGTTAACTTTTCTAAGATATAAAAGAATTTTTGCAAGTGGGGGGCTAATGCCTTGAATTGGAATTGCCAAACTGCCTACTTCACTTTCACTTTTTTGTAAGAAATATAATTATGTACCATTCTTTACTTCAAGCTTAGGCATATTTTCCATGTataatcttgaaaaagtagcaGAACGTCCTTTATTCATCTATATAACATTGTCTTCTAGAAGTAATTTACTTcttatatcttataattctataggaaatcaattaatatattataaaagttttattttgttttttaatgattatatttaatataaatgtatatatatttaaTGATTGACCTATCTATTTATGTATATTGGAGATTGGGTAGTTTTATGGTTAGGGGGTGGTTTATCTTAGAGTCTGCTAGGGTTATATATATCTAATAAGTGTAACCAAATATTTATGTTTGGTAGGGTGATGAAATTATTGTGGTGATTCCATGGGATGAATGGTGGGAATTGTCACTAAAGGATGACTTTAATCCACATATAGCCTTTCTTCCTTACATCCTGATGTACGTAAAAAGTTTAACTCAACAACAGCTTGGAAATATGCTCATAGCATATCTGGGAAGCATTATGGTTACCACAACATGATATTCAATTGGATTGACACTGTAGCTCACAACTATCCTCCACCTCTCGATGCTCACTTGGTAAATTCTTTTCTACATTGACAAGAGAGCTTCTCCTTATATTGCAATAACTCATAGGAACTGGAACCTTATCGACGTTTCCAACTAGACCACTCCTGTAAAAAATTTTATGGCCCACATTTGTTAATTTCTACATAGACTATGATTCTCATTATGTAAATTGTAAATATTCAGAAAAATAAAGATCAATACGTTTTCTTATTTTGTCGTCGTCGTTGGTGTTTGGATGAGACTATTTATAGTACTTTGGTCGTCGTTAGCGTTGGAGATGGTTTGTAGAATGTATTGTAATGTAGTTGTTTGGTTCGCAGAGCTGAGACTCTTATGTACGCAGATTTGATATTTTTGTTGATTATGGATTGTTCTAAAAACAAACCTTATATTTCAAAAATGTTTAGAATAATTGTTACATTTGCTTGTTCTAGTGTAACATTTGTTTACATATAATGTTACATTATATATCTTACTAGTGTTACAATAGATAAAAAACTGTTACAATACACATATTCCAGTGTTGCCCAACTAAAAAAattggtgttacaatagataaaATCTACTGTTACAATAGGTTATGTGGGACCCAGAAGGTGGGGTCCACGTGGCTCCCATAGGTGGGGCCCATGTCGGGGCCACGTGGACCCAACCTTCTGGGTCTCACTTATGCAATCTTGATCAAGCTATTGTATCACTCATTTTGTGTTACATTTGGGCATGTTAGTGTTATAGTAGGTGCCTATTGTAACGTTTTCCTCTCTGTTACAATAGATCGACGAAGTGTTACATTAgggtgtctattgtaatgctcgtatacgtaacgccctctggtgttacaatagacctattgtaacacttttggggcctattgtaacaccatttaggcattacaataacccacttatggcgtagtggaTATGCTGTGTGTGAGGGAAAATCAGTCACCTGCATAAGTGCGTGGTTTTTCTTCCCAGTATCCTTATTGTGCTTTAATAGGTGTTTAGTTAATTGGTCTGCCAAATCATGCACAAGCATCTAGTCTGTTTGAATTTTACGAAGTTTGTAAAGGTCTGGAGCTTGCTAGAAATTTCCAGTTTTCTGTACTGAGAGAGGTAAATAGAACACTTTGTCGAACATATATGTATGAGCTTTGCCAGAAATCATATCTATCTGCCTAAATGAAAAAGGATAATACTTTAATATTTTCATTCAATATTATAGTTGGATTTTACGTGATACTATCAGATTAGAAACTCGAAAATTGACTATATGCATGTTTTTTTATCTGTTATTCTTAGAATATACGGTTCAACAAGGTGACCAATTCATTGGTGCATGGCATAACTTCAATGGACAACAAATTGTTCCACATGAACATACTACAATGCTAGAACTTGACTCTTAGCCATATAACCATAAATGCGCCAGCAGAGATCCTCAATACTGTTATGCAAATTGTGTATTTTATTGACAGAGATATTGGATGGTCAAGCGTGCCGTTGGAACGAAAGCTTGTATGTTGAGGAAAGCAGTAACATGCAAATACCTTAGACATGACAACGTTTTGGAGGTAATAAACAGAAGTATCGTTATTCCTTGTGCTAGACATGTTCTGATCTTTGATTGCTAGGCATGGTAAATTATGCATAGACACTACTTACCTagaatataaaattttataattacatgaCATTTAGTATACACCTGGTTGTTATATACATGTCAATCACCATAAAATGGGCTTCATTATCTGGAATGTGGTAATGATAAAATTCAGTATCACACTCTAGTCGTGATTTGTACAAGTATATTGGCTGCTGAAGATTTTGACTATAAAGAACTTGGTTCAGAGAAATCAGGGCGTGACTCTTCTGGAAATGTTTGGTATGAATTCTGGAAAGAGACCATGTACAAAGGAGTATGCATTTTTTATAGGGCTGATGATATTTTGGACCTTACTGGTTTTCAtgtttatttatattttaatacacACACTCTAAACCTCCGAGTCTTGAGTTTTGATATTAGTAATTTAAATAACAAGTGTCACCAAATACTCAACGCAAGGTGCCTCACTAGTGACGCTTAAAAAGCCAAAATCTTTAAGTAGCTAAAGTATAAGGCTTAAAGTGTACGTTTTTCAAGCATTGACATTCACTTGTAGAAATTGACATTATGTGGACATAAAGGTCAATGTCAATAAGCCTTTTGTACATGAAACTGGGCTCAGGAGAAGAGGGTGTTCGTGTTCAAAGGAAACTTTTCTTCCAGAGGAGCCATTTAAGAGCTGGGGAAACTATGTAAGTGCCCTGAAGGCGACTCCCTCTCGGTTCGTGGATCGGGTATACACTCGATCAGCTAACCAGGCTGAGTTGGAGGCCAAAGCTCGGAGCCACAACGAGATGAAGAAGACTCTGTCGTGGTGGGATCTAATGTGGTTTGGAATGGGAGCAGTGATTGGAGCTAAAATATTTGTTCTTACCAGGTTAGAAGCGCGTGATCATGTTGATCCTTGTGTTGTTCTCTCCTATATCGTCTATGGGATCTCTGCTTTGCTATCTGTATTTTGCTACACTAAGTCTGCTGTGGAAATCCCGGTTGCAGGTATGAAAACATAGGAATGACACGCTATTATGGGTCATAAGTTGACGAAGAATGGtttatttatctttttaaaatGTTAATTCAGATTCATGTGATCTCTTATCTTGCTGGAAATTATTTGAAGATAAAAAGAATGAGCTATTTTTTTTACTAGAAAATGTATTAATACGGTCAAATTCATTGAATAATATACATATCTAGCAAACTATCAATCTTGCGGTATTCATGCACTAGGACTACTATAGTTCAGAAAGCTTGTAAGTTTGTTATCAATTTCAGTTATATTCACTTTAGTAATAGTGTTAAATGATAATATTAGAGAGCGCAATTAAAAAATTTGAAGTTGGGGCTCTTTGGTGACATGTTCATAGCCATAAATACATGGTCCTTATGTGTAGACCTTTTTAAAACATCTGGTCCCTAAACTTGTATCCTTTAGATAAAAGCCcccttggaatttttttttcaactTGCATCCTTTTTATTTAACTTGTTATCTACATATTTGTGGGCAATACGTATGCAGTCTTGTAGTTGTTTTTATAGTTAAATTCTTTCCATTTCTCCAGGTGGCTCATTTGCCTACCTAAGAGTAGAACTCGGTGAGTTTGTGGCCTTTATTGCTGCTGGAAACATAATTCTTGAGTACATAATTGGCGGTGCAGCGGTAACTCGATCATGGACATCCTACCTAGCCACCCTTTGCAACCAAGACCTGGATGATTTTCGTATTTATGCTAGTGCGCTTGCAGATGACTACAATCATCTTGACCCTGTAGCTATTGGCATAATCATAATCGTTTGTCTGTTTACAGTTTTTAGCACCAAAGGGTCATCTCGTTTAAACTACATTGCCTCATGTGTCCACGTAATCATTTAAACTAAAAAgatggataagcagtttgagaagtttttggaggtgttcaagaaacttcatatgaacatacctttcgctgaagctcttgaacagatgcctagctatgcgaggttaatgaaaggtattctctcttggaaagtgaagctcgatgacttagagaccgttgctctaacggaggaatgcagtgcagtgctgcaacagaagttgcctccgaagcttaaagatcctgaaagcttcactattccttgcactaacatcaatctgatgcccttttctatcttcaagaagcttggtctgcctgatccgacactaacatacatgtcattgtaactagctgaccgttccatcgcttatccacgaggtatagtggaggatgtcttggtcaaggtagataaactcatctttcctgctgactttgtaattcttgatttcgaggaagataaga is a window from the Apium graveolens cultivar Ventura chromosome 1, ASM990537v1, whole genome shotgun sequence genome containing:
- the LOC141665740 gene encoding cationic amino acid transporter 1-like isoform X1; translation: MTTFWRRRGCSCSKETFLPEEPFKSWGNYVSALKATPSRFVDRVYTRSANQAELEAKARSHNEMKKTLSWWDLMWFGMGAVIGAKIFVLTRLEARDHVDPCVVLSYIVYGISALLSVFCYTKSAVEIPVAGGSFAYLRVELGEFVAFIAAGNIILEYIIGGAAVTRSWTSYLATLCNQDLDDFRIYASALADDYNHLDPVAIGIIIIVCLFTVFSTKGSSRLNYIASCVHVII